In Arthrobacter sp. StoSoilB5, one genomic interval encodes:
- a CDS encoding amino acid ABC transporter ATP-binding protein codes for MTTQVSGDALVSLNSVNKHYGQLHVLKDINLQVRKGEVVVVIGPSGSGKSTLCRAINRLETIDDGDIAIDGKKLPEEGKELAHLRADVGMVFQSFNLFAHKTILENVTLGPIKVKGVAKGTAEREAMALLERVGVGHQAPKLPAQLSGGQQQRVAIARALAMKPKVMLFDEPTSALDPEMINEVLDVMIQLAKEGMTMIVVTHEMGFARKAADRVVFMADGQIVEDSTPEEFFTNPKSTRAKDFLSKLLTH; via the coding sequence ATGACTACTCAAGTGTCCGGCGATGCGCTCGTCTCCCTGAACAGCGTCAACAAACACTACGGTCAATTGCACGTCCTCAAAGACATCAACCTCCAGGTTCGGAAGGGTGAAGTCGTCGTGGTCATCGGGCCGTCCGGCTCCGGAAAGTCCACGTTGTGCCGTGCCATCAACCGTTTGGAAACGATCGATGACGGCGACATCGCGATCGACGGGAAGAAGCTCCCGGAAGAAGGCAAGGAACTCGCCCACCTGCGTGCAGACGTCGGAATGGTCTTCCAGTCCTTCAACCTGTTCGCCCACAAGACGATCCTTGAGAACGTCACGCTGGGACCGATCAAGGTGAAGGGCGTCGCCAAAGGCACGGCGGAACGGGAGGCCATGGCCCTCCTGGAACGCGTCGGCGTCGGCCACCAGGCTCCCAAGCTTCCCGCCCAGCTTTCCGGTGGCCAGCAACAGCGTGTGGCCATTGCCCGCGCGCTTGCCATGAAGCCGAAGGTGATGTTGTTCGACGAGCCCACGTCGGCTCTGGACCCCGAAATGATCAACGAGGTCCTGGACGTCATGATCCAGCTGGCAAAGGAAGGCATGACCATGATCGTGGTCACCCACGAGATGGGCTTTGCCCGCAAGGCCGCCGACCGGGTGGTATTCATGGCCGATGGCCAGATCGTGGAGGATTCAACACCCGAGGAATTCTTCACCAACCCGAAGAGCACCCGCGCCAAGGACTTCCTGTCCAAGCTTTTGACCCACTAG
- a CDS encoding glutamate ABC transporter substrate-binding protein, whose translation MKKAFITRRKSLLVAASAALALSLSACGGGSGTTTPPVASASFEAGTTMAKLNQAKKITIGTKFDQPLFGQKGLDGKPVGFDVEIGKAIAAKLGIEPDKIEWVETVSANREPFIEQGRVDIVIATYTINAARKEKVSFAGPYYEAGQALLVNKDDNSITKPEDVKGKKVCSVTGSTPAKTIVEKYGAELVPAANYTACLEPLRNKQVVAVTTDNVILAGYVDKEPDAFKLASDQTFTKEPYGIGLKKDDTVFRNWINDQLEAFAKDGTYKKAWEATAGKVIKTAPELPAIDRY comes from the coding sequence ATGAAGAAGGCTTTTATTACCCGGAGGAAATCTCTCCTGGTGGCCGCTTCGGCTGCACTGGCCCTCTCGCTGAGCGCCTGCGGTGGAGGCAGTGGCACCACCACTCCCCCCGTCGCCTCGGCGAGCTTCGAGGCCGGCACCACGATGGCGAAGCTGAACCAGGCCAAGAAGATCACCATTGGTACCAAATTTGACCAGCCGCTGTTCGGCCAGAAGGGCCTGGACGGCAAGCCTGTTGGCTTCGACGTCGAAATCGGCAAGGCAATCGCCGCCAAGCTCGGCATTGAACCCGACAAGATCGAGTGGGTGGAAACAGTTTCCGCCAACCGTGAACCGTTCATCGAACAGGGCCGCGTTGACATCGTCATCGCCACTTACACCATCAATGCCGCCCGCAAGGAAAAGGTCTCATTCGCGGGCCCGTATTACGAAGCCGGCCAGGCCCTGCTGGTGAACAAGGACGACAACTCCATCACCAAGCCCGAGGACGTGAAGGGCAAGAAGGTCTGCTCTGTCACAGGTTCGACACCGGCAAAGACCATCGTCGAAAAGTACGGTGCCGAGCTCGTTCCGGCAGCAAACTACACCGCTTGCCTTGAGCCGTTGCGTAACAAGCAGGTTGTGGCCGTCACCACGGACAACGTGATCCTTGCCGGTTACGTTGACAAGGAACCGGACGCCTTCAAGCTCGCTTCTGACCAAACGTTCACGAAGGAGCCGTATGGCATTGGCCTGAAGAAGGATGACACGGTGTTCCGCAACTGGATCAATGACCAGCTTGAGGCATTCGCCAAGGACGGCACATACAAGAAGGCTTGGGAAGCAACAGCAGGAAAGGTCATCAAGACCGCTCCCGAGCTGCCCGCCATCGACCGTTACTAG
- a CDS encoding DivIVA domain-containing protein: protein MVAVSFFLVFVAIVLIGAALYFGAGIIRGASMGAGLDDALPNLPPVLLPEKAGAADIDALRFAVGLRGYRMDQVDQVLDELRDQLVAKDREIERLSALVQPKLEDGDAKRTTP, encoded by the coding sequence ATGGTGGCTGTGAGCTTTTTCCTGGTGTTTGTCGCGATTGTACTCATTGGTGCCGCTTTGTATTTCGGGGCAGGCATCATCCGGGGCGCTTCCATGGGGGCGGGCCTGGACGACGCCCTGCCCAACCTGCCTCCGGTCCTGCTCCCGGAGAAGGCCGGGGCGGCCGACATCGACGCCCTGCGCTTTGCCGTAGGGCTGCGCGGCTATCGAATGGACCAGGTAGATCAGGTCCTTGACGAGCTACGGGACCAGTTGGTGGCCAAGGACCGTGAGATCGAGAGACTCAGCGCCTTGGTCCAACCAAAGCTTGAGGACGGCGACGCCAAGCGGACCACACCGTGA
- a CDS encoding TIGR00730 family Rossman fold protein, whose translation MSISQHPIPSPDANGRVAGVPVPLPSEIAPAKHKGPLELRRKQADTGMSDQHLLDTSGAGQFIHTDPWRVLRIQSEFVEGFGALADIGPAVSVFGSARTKPGTEYYEMAVDVGRKLAEAGVAVITGGGPGSMEAANKGAVEGNGVSVGLGIELPFEQGLNQWVDLGINFRYFFARKTMFVKYAQGFVVLPGGLGTLDELFEAMVLVQTRKVTSFPIVLLGVRFWGPMIEWIRDTLVAEGMVSEKDLDLIQLVDDPADAVHRVLHGAPLPATTNGNQRPE comes from the coding sequence ATGAGCATTAGCCAGCACCCGATTCCCAGCCCGGACGCGAATGGTCGCGTCGCGGGCGTCCCCGTGCCCCTGCCCTCGGAGATTGCACCGGCCAAGCACAAGGGCCCCTTGGAGCTGCGGCGCAAACAGGCGGACACGGGAATGTCCGATCAGCACTTGCTGGACACGAGTGGTGCCGGGCAGTTCATCCACACCGACCCCTGGCGCGTCCTGAGGATTCAGAGCGAATTCGTTGAAGGTTTTGGTGCGTTGGCTGACATTGGTCCTGCCGTCAGTGTTTTCGGTTCAGCCCGGACCAAGCCGGGAACCGAGTACTACGAGATGGCAGTCGATGTAGGACGCAAGCTGGCTGAAGCCGGCGTTGCCGTGATTACCGGGGGCGGTCCGGGCTCCATGGAAGCGGCCAACAAGGGCGCTGTGGAGGGTAACGGCGTGTCCGTCGGGCTGGGTATTGAGTTGCCGTTCGAACAGGGGCTGAACCAATGGGTGGACCTGGGCATCAACTTCCGGTACTTCTTCGCCCGCAAGACCATGTTCGTGAAATATGCCCAGGGCTTCGTCGTGTTGCCCGGCGGGCTTGGCACCTTGGATGAGTTGTTCGAGGCCATGGTCCTGGTACAAACACGCAAAGTGACCTCGTTCCCCATTGTTCTGTTGGGCGTTCGCTTCTGGGGCCCAATGATTGAGTGGATCCGGGACACTCTGGTCGCCGAAGGAATGGTTTCCGAAAAGGACCTGGACCTGATCCAACTGGTGGATGACCCTGCCGATGCTGTCCACCGCGTACTGCACGGTGCCCCGCTTCCAGCCACCACCAATGGAAACCAGCGCCCGGAGTAG